CTCCTTGCGGATCTCGTCGACCATGCCGGCGATCTGCGCGACGTGCGGCTTCTCGGTCTCGATCCACAGCAGGTCAGCGCCGTTCTGGAGCGACGTGATGCAGTCGAGCACGCAGCGGGCCTCACCCGTGCCGGCGCGGAACCGGTAGAGGTTGCTCGCGAGGCGCTTGGGGCGCATCAGCTTGCCGTCGCGCTTGATGACGACGTCGCCGTTGCCGAGGTCGTCGTCCGAGATCTCCTCGACGTCGAGGAACGCGTTGTACTGGTCGCCGAGGTCGCCGGGCGTGCTGGTGACGGCGAGCTTCTGCGTCAGGCCGGCGCCGAGCGAGTCGGTGCGGGCGACGATGATGCCGTTGTCGATGCCGAGCTCGAGGAACGCGTAGCGGACGGCGGCGATCTTGGCGAGGAAGTCCTCGTGCGGCACCGTCACCTTGCCGTCCTGGTGACCGCACTGCTTCTCGTCCGAGACCTGGTTCTCGATCTGGATGGCGCAGGCGCCCGCCTCGATCATCTTCTTGGCGAGCAGGTACGTCGCCTCGGGGTTGCCGAAGCCGGCGTCGATGTCGGCGATGATCGGGACGACGTGCGTCTCGTAGGTGTCGATCTGCGACTGGATGAACTCGACCGCCGTCTCGTCGCCGGCCAGACGCGCGTTGTCGAGCTGCGTGAACAGCAGGTCGAGCTCGCGGGCGTCGGCCTGGCGCAGGAACGTGTAGAGCTCCTCGATGAGGGCGGGGACCGCCGTCTTCTCGTGCATCGACTGGTCGGGGAGCGGCCCGAACTCGGAGCGGAGAGCTGCGACCATCCACCCCGACAGGTAGAGGTAGCGCTTGTTCGTCGACTTCAGGTGCTTCTTGATCGAGATCATCTTCTGCTGCCCGACGAAGCCGTGCCACACGCCCAGCGACTGCGTGTAGACCGACGAGTCGGCGTCGTACTCGTCCATGTCGCGGCGCATGATGTCGGCCGTGTACTGGGCGATCTCGAGTCCGGTCTTGAAGCGGTTCTGTGCGCGCATGCGGGCGACGTACTCGGGGTTGACGGCGTCCCAGGGCGAGCCGTACTGCTCCTTGAGCGCCTGGATGGCCTCGATGTCGTCTTGGTAGGCAGTCATGTGTGGTTCCTCCGTCGTGGGTTCTCGCTCACGGCGTGTGGGCGGTTGCTTGACTCCACTGTGTGCCAAGGAATCGCCGTCTTCTGACCGTTTCAGGGTGGAAGATCGCGGGAATTTCTGCGCAAGGGAAGGACTCGCCCCGCCGTGGCGCATCGAGCAGACGGCGGGACGCCCGTTCTTCGCCGAATCTTCCCCGTCCGCGGCGCGAGGAGAGGGCCGGCTTGCGCTGTCGGGGCGGGCGAGCGTCGCCGGCCGGGTCAGCTGATCGCGCCGCCGGCAGCCCGGATGTCGACGCGCGTGTCCAGCGACGTGCGCACGGCGATGTGCAGCGCGCGCGCGATGTCGCCGAGGGGCAGCTCCGGCTCGCCGCCGGGTGCCATTCCCCTCGCCCACGGCACGTGGATGAAGCCGGCGCGCATGTCGCGCCGCGTCGCGGCCTCATGGGCGGCGATGTAGAACACGTGGTTGCACACGAAGGTGCCCGCCGAATGCGAGAGCGAGGACGGGATGCCGGCGGCAGCCATCGCCGCCGTGATGGCCTTGACCGGCAGTCCCGCGAAGTGGGCCGCGGGGCCGCCGGCGACCACCGGCTCATCGAGCAGCTGCATTCCGGCGTTGTCGGGGATGCGGGCGTCGGCGAGATTGATGGCGACGCGTTCGGGCGTGACCGTCGCGCGGCCGCCGGCGAGACCGGTCGCGACCACCACCTCGGGGTCGTGCTCGTCGATGAGCTCGCGCAGGCGCGCCCGGGCACCGGCGAACGTGACCGGCAGAACCTCGGTCACGAGTGTCTCGGGGCCGTCCCAGCCGGCGCCCACGATCCGGACCGCTTCGCCGGACGGGTTGGCGGCGTCGCCGCCGAAGGGCTCGAATCCGGTGAGGAGGGCGGTGCGCACCCGTCCAGCGTAGAGCGGAGACTCCCGGGAGCTTGAGTGCCCGCGACCGGTTCTCCACAGGCCGCGTGCCGCCGAGTGATCGCCGCGTCGAGATTCGCTCACAATGGTCCGCATGTTCCGCACTGCGCCGTCGGCTGCCCCTCCCTCGCTGCCCGGTGGTGCGGTATGAGCGACGAATCGCCGGAGCACCCCACACCCGATGCGTCGGAGCACGCGGCCGCCGCCACGCGTCCGCCGCGGCGCGGGCCCTGGATCGTCGCGGCGGCGGTGGCCGTCACGCTGGTCGCGGGGGTCTCCGCGGTCGTGCTCGCGTCCGGCTCCTCGGTACCCGAGACGGCCGTCTCCACTCCCGCAGGCGTCGCCACGCCGACGGCCGACGCGTCGCCGTCTCCGTCGCCCACCGCCGAGCCTCCCGCCGAGGGGACGCAGCCGTTCAGCGGATCCTGCGCCGAGGTCCTGACCGTGAGCGAGGTCGAAGCAGTGACGGGCCTCGCGATGGTGCGCACCGACTTCCCCTGGGAGCCGGGCTGGCACCCCGTGCTGGGCGGCATCGATTGCGTATGGGTGTCGGAGAGCGTCTATATGGGGGCGATCACCCGTGTGTACGCCTATCCAGAGGCGGTCGTCCCCGTATCCGTCATGGAGGCCAACCCCGCGGGATGCTCCACGGGCGAGCCGGAGCATCGCCCCGAGACGGAGTGCGTCGCGGTCGGTGTCGTCGACGGAACCTGGCTCTTCGTGAGCGCCTACGGGGCCGACGTCGAAGCGGATGCGGTGGAGGGGCTCTTCGCCCTGGCCGCGGAAAAGATGGGGGAGTATCCGTCCGGCGTCGCGATGACGCCGCAGGACGACTGGTGGGAGCTGCCCGATTGCACGGTGCTGGCCGCCGCTATCGATCCGGCGGTGCACGGGTACGAGCGGGTGGAGGCATCCGATGAAACCGCTTCTGCCGAGGCGCCCGTCCACCCCGCGCAGATCCCGGGCACGAGCACGAGACTCTGCACTCTTTCCTTCTCCTCGGGCGAGGGTGAGGGACGGACCGGCACGAGCGTCGCGGTGACCGTCATCCCCGGCGGAGGGGTCTCCTTCTGGACGGCGGAGGCCGTCGACTCCGCACCGTCGGTCTCGGTGGCCGGTGCCGAGGGATCAGCGTGGGTGCCCGGCCTCGCCCGCTTCGAGGGGTCGTGGGGGCGTCTCGCGGTCACCGACGGCGTGAACACGCTGATGCTCGAGCCGTCCCCGTCACCGTCTCCCGACCCGGACGCTCTCGCTCCGCTGGCGGAAGCGATCCTGCTGCTCCTGTAGCGGGGCGCGACTGATCGGGGCTGGGTCCGACGGACCGGCCGCGCGTTGGTGAAACGTTCCAATCCGGAGGCGCCTGTCGGCAGGTCCATAGTCGCTCCACAACAAAGAACCGCATGTGGTCAGACCACAGTCGTACGCTGAAGCCATGGTCAACCGCATGATTTGGAATCAGACGGCCTACTTCGGCGCAGGCGCCATCTCGGTCATCCCCGAGGAGCTCGCCCGACGGGGCTTCGCGAAGGCGTTCGTGGTCACCGACCCGGGCCTGCTCTCCACCGGCACCGTCGACAAGGTCACGGCGCTGCTCGACAACGCGGAGTTCGCCTACGAGGTGTACTCCGACGTCGTGCCCAACCCCACCATCGAGAACGTGCAGGCGGGAGTCGCCGCGTTCGCGGCGTCCGGCTCCGACGTCCTCATCGCCATCGGCGGCGGCTCGCCGCAGGACACCTGCAAGGCGATCGGCATCATCACGGCGAACCCGGAGTTCGCCGACGTGCGGTCGCTCGAGGGCGTCGCCCCCACGAAGAACCCGTCGGTGCCGATCATCGCCGTTCCGACGACGGCGGGCACGGCATCCGAGACCACGATCAACTACGTCATCACGGATGCCCAGAACCACCGCAAGTTCGTCTGTGTCGACGCGCACGACATCCCGGTGCTCGCCGTCGTCGACCCCGACATGATGGCGGGCGCGCCCGTGGCGCTCAAGGCCGCGACCGGACTCGACGCGCTGACCCACGCGATCGAGGGCTACACGACCGCCGCGGCGTGGCAGATGTCGGACATGTTCCACCTCACCGCGATCCAGATGATCGCGCGCTCGCTGCGCAAGGCCGTCGCCGGCGACCCCGCAGCGATGGAGGAGATGTCGATCGCGCAGTACATCGCCGGCATGGGCTACTCCAACGTCGGGCTCGGCCTCGTGCACGCCATGGCGCACCCGCTGGGCGGCTTCTACTCCGCCCCGCACGGCGTCGCCAACGGCATCCTGCTGGCGCCGGTGATGGCGTTCAACGCCGAGGCGACGGGGGAGAAGTTCCGCAACATCGCCGAGGCGTTCGGGGTCGACGGCGCCCAGTCCCTGTCGCTCGAAGAGGCGCGCACCGCGGCCGTCGACGCCGTCGCTCAGCTCGTCGAGGACCTGCACAGCCCGACGACGCTGCGCGCGGTCGGCGCGAAGGAGGAGGACCTCGCCGCGCTCGCGCAGGCCGCGTTCGACGACGTGTGCTGTGGCGGCAACCCGCGGGACGTCACCGTCGCGCAGATCCAGGAGCTGTACGCCTCGGTGTACTGAGGCGCTGGGCGGCATCCGCGAGTCGGCCTCGACCGCGGGTGCCGCCCTCGTGCGTCGGAGAATCCGCGCTCCGCCGGAGGATCTGACTCCGGATGCTCCGACGAACGCGGGATTTCCCGACGCTCGGTGCCCGGGCGGACGTGCGTCAGGTGCCGACCGGGGCGAACGCGACCTCGCCGGCGCCGACGTCCGCGGACGTGAGCCGCACGCGCACGGCCGTGCCGGGGGGCGCCTCGAGGCCGGGAACGGTGATCGCCGACGGCGGGCGCGAGAGCTGCACGCGCGCCCCGTCGCCGTGCTCGCGGAGCACCGTGCCGCGGAAGATCTCGCCCTCGTGGCCCTTGAGCACCGCCGCTTCGACGCGGTCGACCGACTCGTTCTCGAGGCGGTTCGCTCGCTCGATCGCGCGTCCCATCAGCTTCGGCAGCTGCGGCAGGCTCTCCCTCGCCCACGCGGGAACCTCCCGGCCGTTCGCGAGCGCCTCGCAGATGACGAGCGACCAGCGGTCGATGAGACGGCGGATGGGGGCGGTCGTGTGGGCGTACGGTGCCCCGACCGCGGCCTGGACCGGGTCCGCGGGCGGCTCGCCGTCGAATGCGACGTAGCCGGCGCCGCGGAAGAGCGCGCCCGCGGCGTCCTTGATCGCGAGGGCTCCGGCATCCGCACCGGGGAGCGAACCGAGGTAGTCGCCGTAGGGGACGTCGAAGCGCCACGGGATGCCGATGGCGATCGTCTTCGCGCGGAACGCGGCGATGTCGTCGGCGTCGGCGGCGGGCATGGTGCGCAGGATCCCCACGCCGCCGTCGAGCATGATCCGGGCTGCCGCCATGCCGGTCAGCAGCGACACCTGGGCGTTCCACGCTTCGATCGGGCGGATGGCGCGGTGACGCAGCCGGTAGCCGCCATCCTCGACCTCGATCTCGACCTCGGGGATGTTCAGACTCGCGCCGCCGCGCTCACTCTCGCGCTCGCGGCGGGCGTGCCCGAACCACGACAGCTCGGTGATGCTGGGCGGCGCCGATCCGTCGTCGAACGCCGCCTGCGCCTCGGCGTAGCTCCACTGCCGGCGCGAGCGGATGACGGCGCGCGTCAGCGTCGTCGCGAGCGGGCGGGCGCCGTCGTCGAGCGCGAACCGCCACACGTACGCGCGGCGATCGAGCCCGGGCAGCAGCGATGCGGCATCCTGCCCCAGGACGTGCGGATGCAGTGGGATGCTGCCGTCGGCGGCGTAGAGCGTCTGGCCGCGTCGGCGCGTCTCGGCATCCAGCTCGCCGTCGGGCTCGACGAAGGCGGGGATGTCGGCGATGGCGTAGTGTAGCACGGCGCCGCCGTCCGGCGATCGCTCGAGGTGCAGCGCCTGATCGAGATCCGTGGATCCCTCCGGGTCGATCGTGAGGAACTCGATGTCGCGCAGATCGGCGAGTCCCGAGGCTGCCGGGTCCACCGGCACCGTCCGCGCGGCGTGCTCGGCCTCGGCCACGGCGGCGGCCGGGTAATCCCCGGGCAGCGACAGCGTGCGGCGGAGCTCGGCGAACGCCTGCTCGAGTTCTTCGCTCGCGACGGAGACGAGTCGGGGGCGACGGGCGGGCACGTCGTCAGTGTAGGGGCCGCGGGCGCTGCGGGATTCGGGCTTGCGCGCCGAGTTCGCAGCGTCCCGCGGGATTCATGCGCGGAGGGCGCCTGGATCCGACGTTCGGATGGCAGCCGCCCCGGCGGCCCTCACGACCACAGCGAGTGATACGCGTTGATCGCGGGCTGTCCGCCGAGGTGCGCGTAGAGCACGTTGGAGTCCGCGGGGATATCACGGCTCTTCACGAGGTCGA
This region of Microbacterium thalassium genomic DNA includes:
- a CDS encoding isocitrate lyase — encoded protein: MTAYQDDIEAIQALKEQYGSPWDAVNPEYVARMRAQNRFKTGLEIAQYTADIMRRDMDEYDADSSVYTQSLGVWHGFVGQQKMISIKKHLKSTNKRYLYLSGWMVAALRSEFGPLPDQSMHEKTAVPALIEELYTFLRQADARELDLLFTQLDNARLAGDETAVEFIQSQIDTYETHVVPIIADIDAGFGNPEATYLLAKKMIEAGACAIQIENQVSDEKQCGHQDGKVTVPHEDFLAKIAAVRYAFLELGIDNGIIVARTDSLGAGLTQKLAVTSTPGDLGDQYNAFLDVEEISDDDLGNGDVVIKRDGKLMRPKRLASNLYRFRAGTGEARCVLDCITSLQNGADLLWIETEKPHVAQIAGMVDEIRKEIPNAKLVYNNSPSFNWTLNFRQQAYDQLVEQGADVSAYKRDELMSVEYDDTELGRLADEKIRSFQKDGSARAGIFHHLITLPTYHTAALSTDDLAKGYFADEGMLAYVKGVQRREIREGIATVKHQNMAGSDIGDNHKEYFAGDAALKAGGKDNTMNQFS
- the pcp gene encoding pyroglutamyl-peptidase I gives rise to the protein MRTALLTGFEPFGGDAANPSGEAVRIVGAGWDGPETLVTEVLPVTFAGARARLRELIDEHDPEVVVATGLAGGRATVTPERVAINLADARIPDNAGMQLLDEPVVAGGPAAHFAGLPVKAITAAMAAAGIPSSLSHSAGTFVCNHVFYIAAHEAATRRDMRAGFIHVPWARGMAPGGEPELPLGDIARALHIAVRTSLDTRVDIRAAGGAIS
- the fucO gene encoding lactaldehyde reductase — protein: MIWNQTAYFGAGAISVIPEELARRGFAKAFVVTDPGLLSTGTVDKVTALLDNAEFAYEVYSDVVPNPTIENVQAGVAAFAASGSDVLIAIGGGSPQDTCKAIGIITANPEFADVRSLEGVAPTKNPSVPIIAVPTTAGTASETTINYVITDAQNHRKFVCVDAHDIPVLAVVDPDMMAGAPVALKAATGLDALTHAIEGYTTAAAWQMSDMFHLTAIQMIARSLRKAVAGDPAAMEEMSIAQYIAGMGYSNVGLGLVHAMAHPLGGFYSAPHGVANGILLAPVMAFNAEATGEKFRNIAEAFGVDGAQSLSLEEARTAAVDAVAQLVEDLHSPTTLRAVGAKEEDLAALAQAAFDDVCCGGNPRDVTVAQIQELYASVY
- a CDS encoding RNB domain-containing ribonuclease — translated: MPARRPRLVSVASEELEQAFAELRRTLSLPGDYPAAAVAEAEHAARTVPVDPAASGLADLRDIEFLTIDPEGSTDLDQALHLERSPDGGAVLHYAIADIPAFVEPDGELDAETRRRGQTLYAADGSIPLHPHVLGQDAASLLPGLDRRAYVWRFALDDGARPLATTLTRAVIRSRRQWSYAEAQAAFDDGSAPPSITELSWFGHARRERESERGGASLNIPEVEIEVEDGGYRLRHRAIRPIEAWNAQVSLLTGMAAARIMLDGGVGILRTMPAADADDIAAFRAKTIAIGIPWRFDVPYGDYLGSLPGADAGALAIKDAAGALFRGAGYVAFDGEPPADPVQAAVGAPYAHTTAPIRRLIDRWSLVICEALANGREVPAWARESLPQLPKLMGRAIERANRLENESVDRVEAAVLKGHEGEIFRGTVLREHGDGARVQLSRPPSAITVPGLEAPPGTAVRVRLTSADVGAGEVAFAPVGT